Within Limisalsivibrio acetivorans, the genomic segment CCTTCAATGCCGCTTCGAGTTCCATGAGCCCCTCAAGCATAAAGGAATAATGCCTCATGTTTGCCCCGGGGAAGTTCTCCGTAACCCCGAATACCGCCAGAACGGGAAGCCCCTTCGAGTTGGCCTGATGGACGGCATATTCGAGGGCGTGGTTGAAATGCGCCCTCTGGGACTGCTGTATCCATAAAAGGACGTATTTTCCGCTCATTTCACCTTTATTAAGTACCTGAATCCGATCTTTTCCAGACATAAAGCCTCCTGAAGGACTATAAACCGTTGCCGAAAGGGCTGTGTCAGTGTAGATTACTCCACACAAAATTAAAAGGTTGGGATTATGTTCAGAAAGTACGCATCAGAGAATATTGTTATCTTCGACGGAGCGATGGGAACATCGATCCAGAATTTTGATATAGACGATTCCGTCTGGCAGGACAAGGCGGGGTGCAGCGAATGGCTTAACGTGGCCGCACCGGAGATCGTCGAAGCAATACACCGGAGCTACTTCAAGGCGGGTGCCGATGTTGTGGAGACAAACACCTTCGGCGGAACCGAGCTTGTTATGAAGGAATACGGCCTCGAGGATCGTGTCGATGAGCTGAACCTTGAGGGCGCCAGGATCGCAAGGCGTGTGGCGGACGAATTCGGCAAGTTCTGTGCCGGCTCCATAGGCCCCGGAACGAAGCTCCCCTCCCTTGGTCAGATAAGCTTCGATGATCTGCGCTTGATGTACGGCCGGCAATGCGAAAAGCTCATAGAGGGGGGTGTGGACCTCCTTATTATAGAGACCTGTCAGGATCTTCTACAGATCAAGGCGGCGGTTAACGGAGCGATGGATGCCAAAGAAAGTATGGGAAGCGATCTCCCCGTCATGGTATCCATAACCGTTGAGAGCACCGGAAGCATGCTCATGGGAACGGATCTTACCGCTGTCTGCGCCGTTCTGCGTGATTACCCCCTCTACTCCGTGGGGCTTAACTGCGCAACGGGTCCAGATATGATGTTCGGGCCGCTCAAAACCATATCCGAAGGCTGGGACAGGGATATATCCTGCATACCCAACGCAGGCCTGCCGGAGAATATCGGCGGAAAAACCGTCTACAGCATGACACCGGAAAAGCTTGCAACCATAGTATCCCAGCTCATGGACAAATACCCCGTAAACATAATCGGCGGATGCTGTGGAACCACGCCGGAACATATTCAGGCACTCCGCAAGATGGCGAACGGACGCAGACGGAACGAGCCCTCGCCCATAGACTATCAGGGAACATGTGCAAGCCTGTACTCCGCCATGAACCTCAGCCAGTCACCAGCCCCCGGACTCATAGGGGAGCGTGCCAACGCCAACGGAAGCAAGGCTTTCCGTGAGCTTCTTCTGGCCGAGGATTTCGACGGCATGCTCGCCGTTGCAAGAAATCAGGAGGCGGAGGGAGCACACTTCATCGATGCCTGCGTAGCCTACGCTGGTAGGGATGAGGCGAAGGATATGAAACGCTTCATGTTCGATCTGAACAAGAGCGTAACCGTACCCGTTGTTATCGATTCCACAGAGCCTGATGTGCTTGAAACCGCCATGAAGCTCTATGGCGGAAAACCTGTCATAAACTCCATAAACTACGAGGACGGCGGAGAAAAACTGCACACAATCCTCAAGCTTATAAAACGCATGCCCGCTGCAAGCATCGCCCTCACCATAAACGAAGAGGGTATGGCGATGACTGCCGACGAGAAATTCGATACAGCGAAACGCCTCTACGATGTATGGACCGGAGAATATTCCCTCCCGCCGGAGGATCTTATAATAGACCCCCTAACCTTCTCCATAGGAAGCGGGGACGAAAAGCTTAAGAATGCGGCTCTGGCGACACTGGAGGCGATAAGACGCATTAAGGCGGAACTCCCCGGTGCAAAGACGGTTCTCGGGCTTAGCAACGTATCCTTCGGCCTCTCCAAGGAGAGCCGCCCCGTGCTTAACTCCGTATTCCTCCATGAGGCCGTTGAGGCCGGGCTGGATATGGCCATCGTGCACGCCAGCAAGATTCTACCCCCCGCCGCCATTGATTATGAGGACAGAAAACTATCCCTAGCCCTCATAAACGGTGAGGATAATGCGCTCACAGAATTCATAGAACACTTCCAGAACCGTGAGGGGATCGTTAAAGAGGCGGAGCCCGAAGATCTCAGCGATGAGGAGCGACTCGAAAGGAAAATAATGGGAGGGGAAAAGAAAGGACTCGAAGAGGTTCTGGATACCCTCATGGAGACCCATCCCCCCATCGATATAATCAACAACCTTATGCTCCCCGCCATGCAGAAGATCGGGGATCTATTCGGTGAGGGTAAGATGCTTCTCCCCTTCGTTCTCCAGTCCGCGGAGGTCATGAAGCAGGGGGTCAAACACCTTGAACCCTTCATGGAACGCAAGGAAGGGGACACGAGGGGTAAGATTGTCCTCGCCACTGTGAAGGGTGATGTCCACGACATAGGTAAGAACCTCGTGGAGATAATCCTCTCCAACAACGGCTACACGGTGCATAACCTGGGCATCAAGGTTCCCGTGGAGGAAATGATCGAAAGCGCAATCAAGGAAGGTGCGGATGCCATCGGCATGAGCGGTCTGCTAGTTAAGTCCACGGTTATCATGAAGGAGAATATCGAGGAGCTTAAGCGTCAGGGGCTTGATACAAAGATAATGCTCGGCGGTGCGGCACTGACTAAGAACTTTGTCGAGGATCAGTGCGATACGGTTATGCCCGGCAAGGTTTTCTATTGCCGTGATGCCTTCGATGCCCTCAAGGTGCTGGACGGCTCGGCAGAAGCCGCACCGAAGCCTGAGAAGAAATCATACCCCAAACCACCATCGGCGGCTGCGGAAAAAACGCCCATACATCACGACCAGATACCCGAAGCCCCCTTTCTAGGAACGAAGGTGGAGTTTGATATAGACCCCCATGAAGTGGGACGCTACCTAAACCGGCAACTCCTCTTCTCCTCACGCTGGTCATACAAGAAGAAAGGGCTCAGCACAGAACAGTATGCAGATATGATGGATACGGAGATAATGCCTGAGTTTGATAAGGCGTGGAAGACCGTAATGGAGAAATCCCTGCTGAACCCCGCAGTCACCTACGGATACTTCCCCTGCAAATCAAGGGGGGACAGCCTTGATGTGTACTCCGAAGACAAGTCAGAGGTGATCAAAACCTTCGAATTCCCCCGTCAGAAGGGGGGCGCCGAGCTCTGCCTTGCGGACTACTTCTCCCCTGATAGTTTTGATCTGCTCCCTCTCCAGCTGGTAACCATAGGTAGAAAGCCCGAGGAGTTCTGCAAAAAGCTGTACGAAGAGGACAACTACAAGCGGTACTACATATACCACGGCTTGTTTGTTGAACTCACCGAGGCGCTTGCGGAATACTGGCATAAGGTTATGCGCTCCCAGATGGATATAGACAAGAGGGACGCAAAGACCCCCGACGGTATAATCGGCATGCAGTATCAGGGGAAGCGCTACAGCTTCGGATACCCCGCCTGCCCCGATCTTATGGGTAATGCAGACATAGCCGAGATGCTTGAGGCTGATATCCTCGGAATCTCTGTGACAGAGAACGGCGAGATGGTTCCCGAATTCTCCACATCGGCAATTATCGTACATAATGATGCCGCAAGATACTTTAACGTAAGGTAGATGTATATTAAAAAGACCAGAATAGTCTTAATATGTATTGACTTGTAAAAAATCTTTAGATAGGTTGAAGTGTGTTTTTGAGGTGTTATACTTATAGAGTATGATTAAGCCAAAAAGGAGGATACATTATGGCTATTGGAGATTTTGTAAAAACTGCTGATTTCAAAAGTGAAAAACACGTACCCGTTGTAGAGGTTCCCGCAGGCGTCAAGAAGGGCGAGGCCTTTGATGTAACCGTTTCTATCGGTAAAGAGATCGCTCACCCAAACACCACCGAGCACTTCATCGCATGGATCTCTCTTTACTTCAAGCCCGCTGACGGCGGCGTTGTTAGCCATCTCGCAAAATTCGACTATATGGCCCACGGCGAAAGCACAAAGGGTGCAAACGAAGGCCCCGCTCACACTGAGCCCTACTCCGTAGCAAAGATCAAGCTCGATGAGCCCGGTACCCTCGTTGCTGTTAGCTACTGTAACATCCACGGTCTCTGGGAAGGCTCTGCGGAAGTTAAATTCTAATATTTCAATAAAATTTATATATGATTGATAAGGCGGGATAACACCCGCCTTTTTTTATACCTAAATCGAGCATATGTTCATATGCTACAAAATACCTAGTATTTTTATATTGACACCCGTTGCCAAAAGTTTTATACGTCTAACTATCTTCAGAGCGCTAAAGATAAACATTTTCATTTATGGAGGAACTTAATGGATAAGTGTCTCAGGCTTATGCAGTCCGGCGAAAAAGGAAGGATAAGCAGAATTGAAGGACATGGTGAAGTCGCACGCAGGATCAGAGATATGGGTGTAGGCGTGGGTTGTCTTGTTAAGATAGTGGGCAGGGCTCCCCTGAAGGATCCTGTTGCAATAAAGGTGAATAACAACACGATCACCCTCCGCAATAACGAGGCTGATTACATCTTTGTGGAGGATGCAGAGTTATGAGAACCATTAAAGCTGCACTGGCAGGCAACCCCAATGCAGGGAAAACCACACTCTTCAACGCCGTTGCTGGTACAAGATACCATGTTGCAAACTACCCCGGCGTCACCGTGGAGAAGAAGGAAGCTACCATCTCTCAGGAAGACTGTCAGATTATACTCACAGACCTCCCCGGAACATACTCACTTACGGCATACTCCCTCGAAGAGGTTGTGGCCAGAGACTTCATAACCATAGACAGCCCCGATGTTGTTGTTGATGTTCTGGATGCTTCTAACCTTGAACGAAACCTGTACCTCGCCGTTCAGCTCCTTGAGCTTGGAGCTCCCATAATATTCGCACTCAACATGGTGGACATGCTTGAGAAACGGAATATAACCATAGATGACAAGAAGCTGAGCGAAGCCTTCGGTGCTCCTGTTGTACGCACCGTGGCAAAGGATGGAACCGGGAAAAAGGAGTTGCTTGAAGCTATTATGCAGTCCTCCAACACCGGTGTCCGGAAGGATTTCGAGATATCCTACGGGCCGGACCTCGACCCGGCCATCGATGATATGGTCGCACTCATAAAGGAAAACTCATTCTTTACGGATCTTTACCCCGCCAGATGGACAGCTGTTAAGTACCTCGAAGAGGATGAAAAGGTACTTGAGAGGGGTGCGGCCATTCCGGAAGTGCACGAGAAACTCAAGGAGATCACAGCAAAGGTTGAAAAACACCTCAAAACAACGCTGAATACATACCCCGAGGTTGTTATTGCGGACTACCGCTACGGCTTCGTAAACGCTGCCCTTCGCGATGTAATAAAGCGGGACAACAACACCTTCGACCGAGTGGAGGT encodes:
- the metH gene encoding methionine synthase, translated to MFRKYASENIVIFDGAMGTSIQNFDIDDSVWQDKAGCSEWLNVAAPEIVEAIHRSYFKAGADVVETNTFGGTELVMKEYGLEDRVDELNLEGARIARRVADEFGKFCAGSIGPGTKLPSLGQISFDDLRLMYGRQCEKLIEGGVDLLIIETCQDLLQIKAAVNGAMDAKESMGSDLPVMVSITVESTGSMLMGTDLTAVCAVLRDYPLYSVGLNCATGPDMMFGPLKTISEGWDRDISCIPNAGLPENIGGKTVYSMTPEKLATIVSQLMDKYPVNIIGGCCGTTPEHIQALRKMANGRRRNEPSPIDYQGTCASLYSAMNLSQSPAPGLIGERANANGSKAFRELLLAEDFDGMLAVARNQEAEGAHFIDACVAYAGRDEAKDMKRFMFDLNKSVTVPVVIDSTEPDVLETAMKLYGGKPVINSINYEDGGEKLHTILKLIKRMPAASIALTINEEGMAMTADEKFDTAKRLYDVWTGEYSLPPEDLIIDPLTFSIGSGDEKLKNAALATLEAIRRIKAELPGAKTVLGLSNVSFGLSKESRPVLNSVFLHEAVEAGLDMAIVHASKILPPAAIDYEDRKLSLALINGEDNALTEFIEHFQNREGIVKEAEPEDLSDEERLERKIMGGEKKGLEEVLDTLMETHPPIDIINNLMLPAMQKIGDLFGEGKMLLPFVLQSAEVMKQGVKHLEPFMERKEGDTRGKIVLATVKGDVHDIGKNLVEIILSNNGYTVHNLGIKVPVEEMIESAIKEGADAIGMSGLLVKSTVIMKENIEELKRQGLDTKIMLGGAALTKNFVEDQCDTVMPGKVFYCRDAFDALKVLDGSAEAAPKPEKKSYPKPPSAAAEKTPIHHDQIPEAPFLGTKVEFDIDPHEVGRYLNRQLLFSSRWSYKKKGLSTEQYADMMDTEIMPEFDKAWKTVMEKSLLNPAVTYGYFPCKSRGDSLDVYSEDKSEVIKTFEFPRQKGGAELCLADYFSPDSFDLLPLQLVTIGRKPEEFCKKLYEEDNYKRYYIYHGLFVELTEALAEYWHKVMRSQMDIDKRDAKTPDGIIGMQYQGKRYSFGYPACPDLMGNADIAEMLEADILGISVTENGEMVPEFSTSAIIVHNDAARYFNVR
- a CDS encoding class II SORL domain-containing protein; this translates as MAIGDFVKTADFKSEKHVPVVEVPAGVKKGEAFDVTVSIGKEIAHPNTTEHFIAWISLYFKPADGGVVSHLAKFDYMAHGESTKGANEGPAHTEPYSVAKIKLDEPGTLVAVSYCNIHGLWEGSAEVKF
- a CDS encoding FeoA family protein, with the protein product MDKCLRLMQSGEKGRISRIEGHGEVARRIRDMGVGVGCLVKIVGRAPLKDPVAIKVNNNTITLRNNEADYIFVEDAEL